One genomic window of Burkholderia diffusa includes the following:
- a CDS encoding RNA polymerase factor sigma-54 yields the protein MKASLQLRLSQHLALTPQLQQSIRLLQLSTLELQQEVAMAVAQNPLLENDDEWIASPLRVAADGSLIAQTPPGQNTEPGAANGSSQSGDRAERDEPAAADEYDSYASGDAGDGPQWNLDEFGRSSGASDDDDLPPLQVQEAATSLRDHLSAQLRVTQAGPRDRALVMFLIESLDDDGYLTASLDEVLADLPPELEVDCDELNAALALLHSFDPAGVGARSASECLKLQLLRLDPSPTRTLALEIVSQHLELLAARDFTRLRKHLKASDDALRDAHALIRSLEPFPGAAYGKAEADYVVPDIIVKKAGQGWLAELNPEVMPRLRINNLYANILRNSRGDPSAGSLKQQLQEARWLIKNIQQRFDTILRVAQAIVERQKNFFAHGEIAMRPLVLREIADTLGLHESTVSRVTTGKYMLTPFGTLEFKYFFGSHVSTDTGGAASSTAIRALIKQLIGAEDPKSPLSDSRIAELLAEQGFVVARRTVAKYREALKIPAVNLRKSL from the coding sequence ATGAAAGCCAGCCTTCAACTCCGCCTGTCGCAACACCTGGCACTGACACCGCAACTGCAGCAGTCGATCCGGCTCCTGCAGCTGTCGACGCTCGAACTGCAGCAGGAAGTCGCGATGGCCGTCGCGCAGAATCCGCTGCTCGAGAACGATGACGAATGGATCGCGAGCCCGCTGCGTGTCGCGGCGGACGGATCGCTGATCGCGCAGACGCCTCCCGGCCAGAACACCGAGCCGGGCGCCGCGAACGGCAGCAGCCAGTCGGGCGATCGCGCCGAGCGCGACGAGCCGGCCGCCGCCGACGAATACGACAGCTACGCATCGGGCGACGCCGGCGACGGCCCGCAATGGAATCTCGACGAGTTCGGCCGCTCGAGCGGCGCATCGGACGACGACGACCTCCCGCCGCTGCAGGTGCAGGAAGCCGCGACGTCGCTGCGCGACCACCTGTCCGCGCAATTGCGCGTCACGCAGGCCGGCCCGCGAGATCGCGCGCTCGTGATGTTCCTGATCGAATCGCTCGACGACGACGGCTACCTGACCGCCTCCCTCGACGAAGTCCTCGCCGATCTGCCGCCCGAGCTGGAAGTCGACTGCGACGAACTGAACGCGGCGCTCGCGCTGCTGCACAGCTTCGACCCGGCGGGGGTCGGGGCCCGCTCGGCGTCCGAATGCCTGAAGCTGCAGTTGCTGCGCCTCGATCCGTCCCCCACTCGCACGCTCGCGCTGGAGATCGTGTCGCAGCATCTCGAACTGCTCGCCGCCCGCGACTTCACGCGGTTGCGCAAGCATCTGAAGGCGAGCGACGACGCGCTGCGCGATGCGCATGCGCTGATCCGTTCGCTGGAGCCGTTCCCCGGCGCCGCGTACGGCAAGGCCGAGGCCGACTACGTCGTGCCCGACATCATCGTGAAGAAGGCCGGCCAGGGCTGGCTCGCGGAACTCAATCCGGAAGTGATGCCGCGCCTGCGGATCAACAACCTGTACGCGAACATCCTGCGCAACAGCCGCGGCGATCCGTCGGCCGGATCGTTGAAACAGCAGCTCCAGGAAGCACGCTGGCTGATCAAGAACATCCAGCAGCGATTCGACACGATCCTGCGTGTCGCGCAGGCTATTGTCGAGCGTCAGAAGAATTTCTTTGCGCACGGTGAAATTGCCATGCGCCCCTTGGTTTTGCGGGAAATAGCTGATACGCTGGGCCTACACGAGTCGACTGTCAGCCGTGTGACAACTGGCAAGTACATGCTGACCCCGTTCGGGACGCTTGAATTTAAGTACTTCTTCGGATCACACGTTTCGACCGACACCGGAGGCGCCGCATCGTCGACCGCCATCCGAGCCCTGATCAAGCAACTGATAGGAGCTGAAGACCCAAAATCGCCACTTTCGGACAGCCGCATTGCCGAGCTGCTGGCAGAACAGGGATTCGTGGTCGCGCGCCGCACGGTTGCCAAGTATCGCGAAGCCCTCAAGATCCCGGCAGTGAATCTGCGCAAGTCTCTTTAA
- the purU gene encoding formyltetrahydrofolate deformylase, with the protein MPTDHSFILKLSCPDRHGIVHAVSGFLFERANNILDSAQFGDSRTGEFFMRVHFVQDGGGADAASALDTLRHEFAPLAEQFAMRWEMHDAAVKPRVVIMVSKIGHCLNDLLFRYRTGQLPIEIPAIVSNHKEFYQLAASYNIPFHHFPLVGGSSDAAKAAQEARVLEVIDEHQADLVVLARYMQILSPNMCEQLAGRAINIHHSFLPSFKGAKPYYQAFDRGVKLIGATAHYVTTDLDEGPIIEQEVERVDHSMTPDQLTAIGRDVECVTLARAVKWHVEHRIVLNGTKTVVFR; encoded by the coding sequence ATGCCGACCGATCACAGCTTTATCTTGAAACTGTCGTGCCCCGACCGGCACGGCATCGTCCACGCGGTCTCGGGTTTCCTGTTCGAACGCGCCAACAACATCCTCGATTCGGCGCAGTTCGGCGACAGCCGCACCGGCGAGTTCTTCATGCGCGTGCACTTCGTGCAGGACGGCGGCGGCGCGGATGCCGCGTCGGCGCTCGACACGCTTCGCCACGAATTCGCGCCGCTCGCCGAGCAGTTCGCGATGCGCTGGGAGATGCACGACGCGGCCGTGAAGCCGCGCGTCGTGATCATGGTGTCGAAGATCGGCCACTGCCTGAACGACCTGCTGTTCCGCTACCGCACCGGCCAGCTGCCGATCGAGATCCCGGCGATCGTATCGAACCACAAGGAGTTCTACCAGCTCGCCGCAAGCTACAACATCCCGTTCCATCACTTCCCGCTCGTCGGCGGTTCGTCCGATGCGGCGAAGGCCGCGCAAGAAGCGCGCGTGCTCGAAGTGATCGACGAACACCAGGCCGATCTCGTCGTGCTCGCGCGCTACATGCAGATCCTGTCGCCGAACATGTGCGAGCAGCTCGCCGGCCGGGCGATCAACATCCACCATTCGTTCCTGCCGAGCTTCAAGGGCGCGAAGCCGTACTACCAGGCGTTTGACCGCGGCGTGAAGCTGATCGGCGCGACTGCGCACTACGTGACGACCGATCTCGACGAAGGTCCGATCATCGAGCAGGAAGTCGAGCGCGTCGACCACAGCATGACGCCCGACCAGCTCACCGCGATCGGCCGCGACGTCGAGTGCGTGACGCTCGCGCGCGCCGTGAAGTGGCACGTCGAGCACCGGATCGTGCTGAACGGCACCAAGACAGTCGTGTTCCGCTGA
- a CDS encoding monovalent cation:proton antiporter family protein yields the protein MISPLEMTLLLLLASVVGVVVFRSLNLPPMLGYLTVGILVGPHAFGVAADLERAEHLAEFGVVFLMFSIGLEFSLAKLRAMQRLVFGLGLLQVVATLVLALALGLLFERWVHITWQGCIALGGALAMSSTAIVSKMLAERLEIETAHGRNIFGVLLFQDLAVVPLLIVIAAFGAESSKDLALTLGFAAVKIVIALALLLIVGQRFMTRWLNVVARRRSQELFVLNLLLVTLGAAFITDRFGLSLALGAFIAGMLISETPFRHQVEEDIKPFRDVLLGLFFVTTGMLLDPRVIWEHPLLVLGFFVGQILFKGTMIAGLARLFGATPGVAMRTGIGLAQAGEFGFVLLNLILDRHLVDSTLLQAILASMLLSMLAAPFLIQNADRIVMRLSSTEWMQQSLQMTRIATQSLKQRGHVIICGYGRAGQNLARMLEQEGISYVALDLDPDRVSAAATAGESVVFGDAARRESLLAAGIHRAAAVAITYANTPSALRVLHHVHELEPTLPAIVRTVDDADLEKLLAAGATEVIPEIVEGSLMLASHTLVLVGVPMRKVVRRVEEMRDERYSLLRGYFRGADDADDDDHEQVRLQSVPVDARADAVGRSLEELGLYALGLEVTAIRRHGIRGVEPDPQTKLRASDIVVLRGLPEALALAEERLSRHRREPPAAVA from the coding sequence GTGATTTCCCCGCTCGAAATGACCCTGCTGCTGCTGCTGGCCTCGGTGGTGGGCGTCGTCGTATTTCGCTCGTTGAACCTGCCGCCGATGCTCGGCTACCTGACCGTCGGCATCCTGGTCGGCCCGCACGCGTTCGGCGTCGCCGCGGATCTGGAGCGGGCCGAGCATCTCGCGGAATTCGGCGTGGTGTTCCTGATGTTCTCGATCGGCCTCGAATTCTCGCTCGCGAAGCTGAGGGCGATGCAGCGGCTCGTGTTCGGGCTGGGCCTCCTGCAGGTGGTCGCGACGCTCGTGCTCGCGCTCGCGCTTGGTCTGCTGTTCGAGCGCTGGGTGCACATCACGTGGCAGGGCTGCATCGCGCTCGGCGGCGCGCTCGCGATGTCGTCGACGGCGATCGTGTCGAAGATGCTCGCCGAGCGGCTCGAGATCGAGACGGCGCACGGCCGCAACATCTTCGGCGTGCTGCTGTTCCAGGATCTGGCCGTGGTGCCGCTGCTGATCGTGATCGCCGCGTTCGGCGCCGAGTCGTCGAAGGACCTCGCGCTCACGCTGGGTTTCGCGGCGGTCAAGATCGTGATCGCGCTGGCGCTGCTGCTGATCGTCGGGCAGCGCTTCATGACGCGCTGGCTCAACGTCGTCGCGCGGCGCCGCTCGCAGGAGCTGTTCGTGCTGAACCTGCTGCTGGTCACGCTCGGCGCCGCGTTCATTACCGACCGCTTCGGCCTGTCGCTCGCGCTGGGCGCGTTCATCGCGGGGATGCTGATCTCCGAGACGCCGTTCCGCCACCAGGTGGAAGAGGACATCAAGCCGTTCCGCGACGTGCTGCTCGGCCTGTTCTTCGTGACGACGGGGATGCTGCTCGATCCGCGCGTGATCTGGGAGCACCCGTTGCTCGTGCTCGGCTTCTTCGTCGGGCAGATCCTGTTCAAGGGGACGATGATCGCGGGGCTCGCGCGGCTGTTCGGCGCGACGCCGGGCGTCGCGATGCGCACCGGCATCGGCCTCGCGCAGGCCGGCGAATTCGGCTTCGTGCTGCTGAACCTGATCCTCGATCGGCATCTCGTCGATTCGACGCTGCTGCAGGCGATCCTCGCGTCGATGCTGCTGTCGATGCTCGCCGCGCCGTTCCTGATCCAGAACGCCGACCGGATCGTGATGCGGCTGTCGTCCACGGAATGGATGCAGCAGTCGCTGCAGATGACCCGGATCGCGACGCAAAGCCTCAAGCAGCGCGGCCACGTGATCATCTGCGGCTACGGCCGCGCGGGGCAGAACCTGGCGCGCATGCTCGAGCAGGAAGGCATTTCGTACGTCGCGCTGGACCTCGACCCCGATCGCGTGAGCGCGGCCGCGACGGCCGGCGAGTCGGTCGTGTTCGGCGACGCGGCGCGCCGCGAGTCGCTGCTCGCGGCCGGCATCCATCGCGCGGCAGCCGTCGCGATCACGTACGCGAACACGCCGTCCGCGCTGCGCGTGCTGCACCACGTGCACGAACTGGAGCCGACGCTGCCGGCGATCGTCCGCACGGTCGACGACGCCGATCTCGAGAAGCTGCTGGCGGCCGGCGCGACCGAGGTGATTCCGGAGATCGTCGAGGGCAGCCTGATGCTCGCGTCGCACACGCTGGTGCTGGTCGGCGTGCCGATGCGCAAGGTCGTGCGGCGCGTCGAGGAGATGCGCGACGAGCGCTACAGCCTGCTGCGCGGCTATTTCCGCGGCGCGGACGATGCGGACGACGACGATCACGAGCAGGTGCGGCTACAATCGGTGCCGGTCGATGCGCGCGCGGACGCGGTCGGGCGCTCGCTGGAAGAACTCGGGCTGTATGCGCTCGGGCTGGAAGTCACGGCGATCCGCCGGCACGGGATCCGCGGCGTCGAACCCGATCCGCAGACCAAGCTGCGCGCAAGCGACATCGTCGTGCTGCGCGGGCTGCCCGAAGCGCTCGCGCTCGCGGAGGAGCGGCTGTCGCGGCATCGGCGCGAGCCGCCGGCCGCGGTCGCCTGA
- a CDS encoding LysE family translocator, producing the protein MPNFMLFLATSVAITFAPGPDNLQVLARGISQGRAAGFVAALGFTAGILFHTTLAALGVAAVLRSSPVAFQTLKLAGAAYLVWIGIKALRSHGLANAHERPPQPLGAIFRQSVIGNLMNPKVTLFFVVFLPQFVDPHGVQGVTLQMFELGALFMLQTAVVFSLFGVGAGAIGTWLKRRPKAGVWLDRIAGATFIAIGIRVALKD; encoded by the coding sequence ATGCCCAACTTCATGCTGTTTCTCGCCACGTCGGTCGCGATCACGTTCGCGCCGGGGCCGGACAACCTGCAGGTGCTCGCGCGCGGCATCTCGCAGGGCCGTGCGGCCGGCTTCGTGGCCGCGCTTGGCTTCACGGCCGGGATCCTGTTCCATACGACGCTCGCGGCGCTCGGCGTCGCGGCCGTGCTGCGCTCGTCGCCCGTCGCGTTCCAGACGCTGAAACTCGCGGGCGCCGCGTACCTCGTTTGGATCGGCATCAAGGCGTTGCGCAGCCACGGGCTCGCGAACGCGCACGAGCGGCCGCCGCAGCCGCTTGGCGCGATCTTCCGGCAGAGCGTGATCGGCAACCTGATGAACCCAAAGGTCACGCTGTTCTTCGTCGTGTTCCTGCCGCAGTTCGTCGATCCGCACGGCGTGCAGGGCGTGACGCTGCAGATGTTCGAGCTCGGCGCGCTGTTCATGTTGCAGACGGCCGTGGTGTTCTCGCTGTTCGGCGTCGGCGCGGGTGCCATCGGCACATGGCTGAAGCGCCGCCCGAAGGCCGGCGTGTGGCTCGACCGGATCGCCGGCGCGACCTTCATCGCGATCGGCATCCGCGTCGCACTAAAGGACTGA
- a CDS encoding NUDIX hydrolase yields MTFPCIAAARRFDPAAHLRFEIAGEPVGWVRRQDVVKLARWPDVFELTDARVVLSARYDTVDARSMALASAIGALAAEGAIPGWRDEIYAIRNRFDDPPLAYIERAASRFFGTQTYAVHLNGIVEYAVAPGEPVVPRMWLGRRSATKATDPGMLDNVVAGGIGWGLGVHETLTKECWEEAGMPAELAARAIAGRTVQVLCSLPEGTQSELIFVYDLPLPRDFAPHNQDGEVAEHLLAGVPEVIGWLREGRATMDASLAMLDTLLRHRWLSAADAAGIDALFAPAA; encoded by the coding sequence ATGACCTTTCCGTGCATCGCGGCCGCGCGCCGCTTCGATCCGGCCGCGCACCTGCGTTTCGAGATCGCCGGCGAGCCGGTCGGCTGGGTGCGCCGCCAGGACGTCGTGAAGCTCGCCCGTTGGCCGGACGTGTTCGAGCTGACCGACGCGCGCGTCGTGCTGTCGGCGCGTTACGACACGGTCGACGCGCGCAGCATGGCCCTCGCGAGCGCGATCGGCGCGCTGGCGGCCGAAGGCGCGATTCCGGGCTGGCGCGACGAGATCTACGCGATCCGCAACCGCTTCGACGATCCGCCGCTCGCGTATATCGAACGCGCCGCGTCGCGCTTCTTCGGTACGCAGACCTACGCGGTGCACCTGAACGGCATCGTAGAATATGCGGTTGCGCCGGGCGAGCCGGTCGTGCCGCGGATGTGGCTCGGCCGCCGCAGCGCGACCAAGGCCACCGATCCCGGCATGCTCGACAACGTCGTCGCGGGCGGCATCGGCTGGGGCCTGGGCGTTCACGAGACGCTCACGAAGGAATGCTGGGAAGAGGCCGGCATGCCGGCCGAACTGGCGGCGCGCGCGATCGCGGGCCGGACTGTGCAGGTGCTGTGCTCGCTGCCGGAAGGCACGCAGTCCGAACTGATCTTCGTGTACGACCTGCCGCTGCCGCGCGACTTCGCGCCGCACAACCAGGACGGCGAAGTGGCCGAGCACCTGCTGGCCGGCGTGCCCGAGGTGATCGGCTGGCTGCGCGAAGGCCGCGCGACGATGGACGCGAGCCTCGCGATGCTCGACACGCTGCTGCGCCATCGCTGGCTTTCGGCGGCCGACGCGGCGGGCATCGACGCGCTGTTCGCGCCGGCCGCGTGA
- a CDS encoding adenine phosphoribosyltransferase — protein MPHSSSGAPLDPVAFIHNQIRTVPDWPQPGVMFRDITTLLQSPKALRILVDLFVERYVDAKLDYVAGLDARGFIIAPIVAYELSVGFVPIRKVGKLPYKTCSESYDLEYGSATVEIHEDACRPGDRVIIMDDLIATGGTMMAGRNLLQRLGAVVVEGAAIIDLPDLGGSTLLRNAGLPVYTVTEFAGH, from the coding sequence ATGCCGCATTCGTCGTCGGGCGCACCGCTCGATCCGGTCGCCTTCATCCACAACCAGATCCGCACCGTGCCCGACTGGCCGCAGCCGGGCGTGATGTTCCGCGACATCACGACGCTGCTGCAGAGTCCGAAGGCGCTGCGCATCCTCGTCGACCTGTTCGTCGAACGCTATGTCGATGCGAAGCTCGACTACGTCGCGGGGCTCGATGCGCGCGGCTTCATCATCGCGCCGATCGTCGCGTACGAGCTGAGCGTCGGCTTCGTGCCGATCCGCAAGGTCGGCAAGCTGCCGTACAAGACGTGCTCGGAGTCGTACGACCTCGAATACGGCAGCGCGACCGTCGAGATCCACGAAGACGCGTGCCGCCCCGGCGACCGCGTGATCATCATGGACGACCTGATCGCGACCGGCGGCACGATGATGGCGGGGCGCAACCTGCTGCAGCGGCTCGGCGCGGTCGTCGTCGAAGGCGCGGCGATCATCGATCTGCCCGATCTTGGCGGCTCGACGCTGCTGCGCAACGCGGGGCTGCCCGTCTATACCGTCACCGAGTTCGCCGGCCACTGA
- a CDS encoding KdsC family phosphatase, which produces MSAALTAAERASRVKLMIFDVDGVLTDGGLLFTAAGDAMKSFNSLDGHGVKLLGEAGIATAIITGRRSEIVAARAKEMKIAHLFQGVENKLAVFGDLIASLGITADACGYMGDDWPDLPVMLRCGFATAPANAHPEVIARAHWVAEARGGHGAVREACDAILRAQRRYDALLAAACGA; this is translated from the coding sequence ATGAGCGCAGCGTTGACTGCGGCCGAACGCGCGAGCCGCGTGAAGCTGATGATTTTCGACGTCGACGGCGTGCTGACCGACGGCGGCCTGCTGTTTACCGCCGCCGGCGACGCGATGAAGTCGTTCAATTCGCTCGATGGCCACGGTGTGAAGCTGCTCGGCGAGGCAGGCATCGCGACCGCGATCATCACCGGCCGCCGCTCGGAAATCGTCGCGGCGCGCGCGAAGGAAATGAAGATCGCGCATCTGTTCCAGGGCGTCGAGAACAAGCTCGCCGTGTTCGGCGACCTGATCGCGTCGCTCGGCATCACCGCCGACGCCTGCGGCTACATGGGCGACGACTGGCCCGACCTGCCGGTGATGCTCCGCTGCGGCTTCGCGACGGCACCGGCCAACGCGCATCCCGAGGTGATCGCCCGCGCACACTGGGTGGCCGAGGCCCGCGGCGGCCATGGCGCGGTGCGCGAAGCCTGCGACGCGATCCTGCGCGCGCAGCGCCGCTACGACGCGCTGCTCGCCGCCGCCTGCGGAGCCTGA
- the hpf gene encoding ribosome hibernation-promoting factor, HPF/YfiA family, translating to MNLKISGHHLEVTPAIREYVITKLDRVLRHSDQVIDGTVILSVDNHKEKDKQQRAEINLHLKGKDIFVESANGNLYAAIDLLIDKLDRQVVKHMERLQTHAHDPIKLQPSIDQIELPPQ from the coding sequence ATGAACCTGAAGATCAGTGGACATCATCTCGAAGTCACGCCTGCAATTCGCGAATACGTGATCACCAAGCTGGACCGGGTGCTACGGCATAGCGATCAGGTGATCGATGGCACTGTGATCCTCTCGGTCGACAATCACAAGGAAAAGGACAAGCAGCAGCGCGCGGAAATCAATCTGCATCTGAAGGGCAAGGACATCTTCGTCGAAAGCGCGAACGGCAACCTGTACGCTGCGATCGATCTGCTGATCGACAAGCTGGATCGCCAGGTCGTCAAGCACATGGAGCGTCTGCAGACCCATGCGCACGACCCGATCAAGCTGCAGCCGTCGATCGACCAGATCGAACTGCCGCCGCAATAA
- the lptB gene encoding LPS export ABC transporter ATP-binding protein produces the protein MNALPNRQPAGTTSSLVVRNLKKRYGSRTVVKDVSLDVKSGEVVGLLGPNGAGKTTSFYMIVGLVPTDAGEISLNGSSISLLPIHKRASLGLSYLPQEASVFRKLTVEENIRAVLELQHGEDGKRLSKDAIASRTEALLDELQIGHLRENPALSLSGGERRRVEIARALATNPNFILLDEPFAGVDPIAVLEIQKIVKFLKQRNIGVLITDHNVRETLGICDHAYIISDGSVLAAGAPSEIIENESVRRVYLGEHFRM, from the coding sequence ATGAACGCGCTTCCGAACCGCCAGCCGGCCGGCACGACGAGCTCGCTCGTCGTCCGCAACCTGAAGAAACGCTACGGCTCGCGCACGGTCGTCAAGGACGTGTCGCTCGACGTGAAGAGCGGCGAAGTCGTCGGCCTGCTCGGCCCGAACGGCGCCGGCAAGACGACGTCGTTCTACATGATCGTCGGCCTCGTGCCGACGGATGCAGGCGAGATCTCGCTGAACGGCAGCTCGATCAGCCTGCTGCCGATCCACAAGCGTGCGTCGCTCGGCCTGTCGTACCTGCCGCAGGAAGCGTCGGTGTTCCGCAAGCTGACCGTCGAGGAAAACATCCGCGCGGTGCTCGAACTGCAGCATGGCGAAGACGGCAAGCGGCTGTCGAAGGACGCCATCGCGTCGCGCACCGAGGCGCTGCTCGACGAGTTGCAGATCGGCCACCTGCGCGAAAACCCGGCGCTGTCGCTGTCGGGCGGCGAACGCCGTCGCGTCGAAATCGCGCGCGCGCTGGCGACCAACCCGAACTTCATCCTGCTCGACGAACCGTTCGCCGGCGTCGACCCGATCGCGGTGCTCGAGATCCAGAAGATCGTCAAGTTCCTGAAGCAGCGCAACATCGGCGTGTTGATTACCGATCACAACGTCCGCGAAACGCTCGGCATCTGCGACCACGCATACATCATCAGCGACGGTTCGGTGCTCGCCGCCGGCGCGCCGAGCGAAATCATCGAAAACGAAAGCGTGCGCCGCGTGTACCTCGGCGAACACTTCCGCATGTAA
- the lptC gene encoding LPS export ABC transporter periplasmic protein LptC codes for MNTHFRWTQLLPLVAVAALAGITWWLLQATLPPPGEGTVQPKRHTPDYFADNFSVTELDQTGTTQYRLTAAKLVHYEDTENSDLTDPAMRAFQPGKPVVTTTAKRGTVNGDVSIVDLYDDARILRVAGGGDPQMQADSQHFRIFVNDDVIQTEKPVKLQRGLSLVNATDGMKYNNVTRVIELYGNVRGTIAAADTSGGSKGQSR; via the coding sequence ATGAACACGCATTTCCGCTGGACCCAGCTGCTGCCGCTCGTCGCGGTCGCCGCGCTCGCGGGCATCACGTGGTGGCTGCTGCAGGCAACGCTGCCGCCGCCCGGCGAGGGAACCGTGCAGCCGAAGCGCCACACGCCCGACTATTTCGCGGACAACTTCTCGGTCACCGAGCTCGACCAGACGGGCACGACGCAGTATCGGCTGACGGCCGCGAAGCTGGTCCATTACGAAGACACCGAAAACAGCGACCTGACCGATCCGGCCATGCGCGCATTCCAGCCCGGCAAGCCGGTCGTGACGACCACCGCGAAGCGCGGCACCGTCAACGGCGACGTGTCCATCGTCGATTTGTACGACGACGCGCGCATCCTGCGCGTGGCCGGCGGCGGCGATCCGCAGATGCAGGCCGATTCCCAGCATTTCCGGATCTTCGTCAATGACGATGTGATCCAGACCGAAAAGCCGGTTAAACTTCAGCGCGGCCTGTCGCTCGTCAACGCGACCGACGGCATGAAGTACAACAACGTCACCCGGGTCATCGAGCTTTACGGCAACGTGCGCGGCACGATCGCCGCGGCGGACACGTCCGGCGGCTCGAAAGGTCAATCCAGGTGA
- the kdsD gene encoding arabinose 5-phosphate isomerase KdsD: MIAKINDDRALALARDVLDIEADAVRALRDQLDGDFVQAVALLLGCRGRVVVSGIGKSGHIARKIAATLASTGTPAFFVHPAEASHGDLGMVTSDDVFIGISYSGESEELVAILPLVKRIGAKLIAITGRAESSLGTLADVNLNAAVSKEACPLNLAPTASTTAALALGDALAVAVLDARGFGSEDFARSHPGGALGRRLLTHVRDVMRSGDDIPRVGLDATLSDALFQITAKRLGMTAVVNADGRVAGIFTDGDLRRVLARDGDFRTLPIVDVMTREPRTIGPDHLAVEAVELMERHRINQMLVVDADGVLIGALNMHDLFSKKVI; the protein is encoded by the coding sequence ATGATAGCGAAAATCAATGATGATCGGGCGCTCGCGCTCGCCCGCGACGTGCTCGACATCGAGGCGGACGCCGTGCGCGCGCTGCGCGACCAGCTCGACGGCGACTTCGTCCAGGCCGTCGCGCTGCTGCTCGGCTGCCGCGGCCGCGTCGTGGTATCCGGCATCGGCAAATCGGGGCATATCGCCCGCAAGATCGCGGCCACGCTCGCGAGCACCGGCACCCCGGCCTTCTTCGTCCACCCGGCCGAGGCCAGCCACGGCGACCTCGGCATGGTCACGTCGGACGACGTCTTCATCGGCATCTCCTATTCCGGCGAGTCGGAAGAACTCGTCGCGATCCTGCCGCTCGTGAAGCGGATCGGCGCGAAGCTGATCGCGATCACGGGCCGTGCGGAATCGAGCCTCGGCACGCTCGCCGACGTGAACCTGAACGCCGCGGTCTCGAAGGAAGCCTGCCCGCTGAACCTCGCCCCCACCGCGAGCACGACCGCCGCGCTCGCGCTCGGCGACGCGCTCGCCGTCGCGGTGCTCGACGCGCGCGGCTTCGGCTCCGAGGATTTCGCGCGCTCGCATCCGGGCGGCGCGCTCGGCCGGCGCCTGCTCACCCACGTGCGCGACGTGATGCGCTCGGGCGACGACATTCCGCGCGTCGGGCTCGACGCGACGCTGTCGGACGCGCTGTTCCAGATCACCGCGAAGCGGCTGGGCATGACCGCCGTGGTCAACGCCGACGGCCGCGTGGCCGGCATCTTCACCGACGGCGACCTGCGCCGCGTGCTCGCACGCGACGGCGATTTCCGCACGCTGCCGATCGTCGACGTGATGACGCGCGAACCGCGGACGATCGGCCCCGATCATCTCGCGGTCGAGGCTGTGGAACTGATGGAGCGCCACCGGATCAACCAGATGCTGGTGGTCGATGCCGACGGCGTGCTGATCGGCGCGCTGAACATGCACGACCTGTTTTCGAAGAAGGTGATCTGA
- the lptA gene encoding lipopolysaccharide transport periplasmic protein LptA, with the protein MNEPFPRQNSGGAARAVRAALAATLVALPLVGLAPLAHAEKADQNKPINVEADNLTYDDLKQVTVATGNVVITKGTIIIKGDRVEVRQDPEGYQYATSFGSGKKHATFRQKREGLDEYIDGDAERIDYDGKQDLTTLTTAATVRRLQGTSTIADTVHGSVITYDGQRDFYTAKGGKDVAAPGNPNGRVRAMLSPKNGGPGQLNGAPAKLSPSTTIQGAPGQ; encoded by the coding sequence ATGAACGAACCGTTCCCTCGACAGAATTCCGGCGGCGCTGCGCGCGCCGTCCGCGCCGCGCTCGCCGCGACGCTCGTGGCGCTCCCGCTCGTCGGGCTGGCGCCGCTCGCCCATGCCGAGAAGGCCGACCAGAACAAGCCGATCAACGTCGAGGCGGACAACCTGACCTATGACGACCTGAAGCAGGTGACGGTCGCGACCGGCAACGTCGTGATCACGAAAGGCACGATCATCATCAAAGGCGACCGCGTCGAAGTGCGCCAGGATCCCGAAGGCTATCAGTACGCGACGTCGTTCGGCAGCGGCAAGAAGCACGCGACGTTCCGCCAGAAGCGCGAAGGTCTCGACGAATACATCGACGGCGACGCCGAGCGCATCGACTACGACGGCAAGCAGGACCTCACGACGCTGACGACCGCCGCGACCGTGCGCCGCCTGCAGGGCACCTCGACGATCGCCGACACCGTGCACGGCAGCGTGATCACGTACGACGGCCAGCGCGACTTCTACACCGCGAAGGGCGGCAAGGACGTCGCCGCGCCGGGCAACCCGAATGGCCGCGTGCGCGCGATGCTGTCGCCGAAGAACGGCGGCCCCGGGCAGCTGAACGGCGCGCCGGCGAAGCTGTCGCCGTCGACCACGATCCAGGGAGCGCCGGGCCAATGA